One genomic region from Streptomyces sp. NBC_00457 encodes:
- a CDS encoding acyltransferase family protein yields the protein MQSPPLTPRLLAAITTAGSSRLGWLDALRGIAALVVVFDHSSYTFMADFRGELMPQFNTSRYGIMVFFLVSGYIIPASLERRGCIRTFWIGRLFRVYPLWAAVVTVLLAVDLSGIADMRDFGEQSAAAVAVAHATMLQELLGTPNLLLILWTLSYEMSFYLLVVALFTVRLHQQSAAIAVILTVLAAASVTAGVALPPSALSSLVGTGPLIAFATIAMGVAICCTSARSSVLRGVGGVLGGVQALVLVSFNGTVPLWESLVILAVMFLGTAVHRAENGQSTWRCAAGTAVVVVACAVGSAYRYGDGDHFTRRGWITAFLLAVLTFGAGLASRRRRVPRILTGLGAISYSVYMVHPVLLAVIDSTIGRRRQDDLALEAAFFTVLLPLCVLTYRYIEAPSQTWGRSLAHRVQPRARGGHATLKLD from the coding sequence ATGCAATCGCCACCCCTCACACCACGATTACTTGCAGCCATCACGACGGCCGGTTCGTCGCGGCTGGGCTGGCTGGACGCGTTACGAGGCATCGCCGCACTCGTCGTGGTGTTCGACCACTCGTCGTACACCTTCATGGCGGACTTCCGGGGGGAGTTGATGCCGCAGTTCAACACCAGCCGCTACGGCATCATGGTGTTCTTCCTGGTGAGCGGATACATCATCCCCGCGTCGCTGGAGCGCCGGGGCTGTATCCGTACGTTCTGGATCGGACGGCTCTTCCGTGTGTACCCGCTGTGGGCGGCTGTCGTCACGGTGCTCCTTGCCGTCGACCTCTCAGGCATCGCGGACATGCGCGACTTCGGCGAGCAGAGCGCTGCCGCCGTCGCTGTCGCCCACGCCACCATGCTCCAGGAGTTGCTGGGGACACCCAATCTCCTGCTCATCCTGTGGACGCTCTCCTACGAGATGTCCTTCTACCTGCTGGTCGTCGCTCTTTTCACGGTCCGCCTCCACCAGCAGTCCGCGGCGATCGCTGTCATCTTGACCGTTCTCGCCGCCGCGAGCGTGACAGCAGGGGTGGCGCTGCCGCCCTCTGCCCTGTCCAGCCTGGTCGGCACCGGCCCGCTGATCGCCTTCGCCACCATCGCCATGGGTGTCGCCATCTGTTGCACGAGCGCCAGGTCATCCGTGCTTCGAGGAGTCGGGGGTGTGTTGGGCGGCGTGCAGGCGCTCGTCCTGGTTTCGTTCAACGGCACTGTCCCGCTGTGGGAGAGCCTGGTGATCCTCGCCGTGATGTTCCTCGGCACCGCCGTCCACCGTGCCGAGAACGGGCAGAGCACCTGGCGGTGCGCGGCGGGCACTGCCGTCGTGGTGGTCGCCTGTGCCGTGGGGAGTGCGTACCGGTACGGCGACGGTGACCATTTCACCCGGCGCGGCTGGATCACCGCGTTCCTGCTGGCCGTACTCACCTTCGGCGCCGGACTGGCGTCGCGTCGCCGGCGCGTACCGCGGATACTGACCGGACTGGGAGCGATCAGCTACTCGGTCTACATGGTGCATCCAGTGCTGCTGGCAGTGATCGACAGCACGATCGGCCGACGACGGCAGGACGATCTCGCGCTCGAAGCGGCGTTCTTCACCGTGCTGTTGCCTCTGTGCGTGCTGACCTACCGCTACATCGAAGCGCCGAGCCAGACCTGGGGCCGCAGCTTGGCACACCGCGTGCAGCCACGGGCACGCGGAGGGCATGCAACCCTCAAATTGGACTAG
- a CDS encoding RNA polymerase sigma factor, whose translation MRSVRKAPGELDEERLVRLVAKGDRAAFEELYRRTAPWMAVRLRRRCADEQIVAEVMQETYLAVWRAAGAFAGASVGGTAAGWLWTIAARRLVDAFRRRAHHAEPPPAAALPDAAPAAEEEALAATVGGDVGDALRRLAPELRQVLQAMVLDGLSVRETAVLLGLPEGTVKTRARRARIAMRRALA comes from the coding sequence GTGAGATCAGTCAGGAAGGCACCGGGCGAGCTGGACGAGGAGCGTCTCGTCCGGCTGGTGGCCAAGGGGGACCGCGCGGCGTTCGAGGAGCTGTACCGGCGCACCGCACCGTGGATGGCGGTGCGGCTGCGCCGTCGCTGTGCCGACGAGCAGATCGTCGCCGAGGTCATGCAGGAGACGTATCTGGCGGTGTGGCGAGCGGCGGGCGCGTTCGCGGGGGCCTCGGTGGGCGGGACCGCTGCCGGATGGCTGTGGACGATCGCGGCACGCCGCCTCGTCGACGCCTTCCGGCGCAGGGCCCACCATGCCGAGCCGCCGCCGGCCGCCGCTCTCCCCGACGCGGCGCCCGCCGCCGAGGAGGAGGCGCTCGCGGCGACCGTCGGCGGGGATGTCGGTGACGCCCTGCGGCGCCTTGCACCGGAACTCAGGCAGGTACTGCAGGCCATGGTGCTCGACGGGTTGTCCGTCCGGGAGACCGCGGTCCTGCTCGGGCTGCCCGAGGGCACGGTCAAGACCCGTGCCCGCCGGGCTCGGATCGCGATGCGGAGGGCGCTGGCATGA
- a CDS encoding DUF7144 family membrane protein yields MTATHTEPAHAAKQEWASGLTAFAAVMLALAGMLDIFRGIMAIAEDDIFVTTPNYVFEFDLAGWGWIHLALGVVAVIVSAGLLRTAMWARVAGVAIAGLVIIANFLSLPYYPVWSVVMIAISGFIIWALCVVQRDNLFDMSEERPLSEERQPRRVSPPHGPA; encoded by the coding sequence ATGACCGCGACACACACCGAGCCGGCACACGCGGCGAAGCAGGAATGGGCAAGCGGCCTGACGGCCTTCGCCGCCGTGATGCTCGCCCTCGCCGGAATGCTCGACATCTTCCGGGGCATCATGGCCATCGCCGAGGACGACATCTTCGTCACGACGCCCAACTACGTGTTCGAGTTCGACCTGGCCGGCTGGGGCTGGATCCACCTCGCTCTGGGGGTGGTCGCCGTGATCGTCAGCGCCGGCCTGCTCAGGACCGCGATGTGGGCGCGCGTCGCCGGCGTGGCCATCGCCGGACTCGTCATCATCGCCAACTTCCTCTCCCTGCCGTACTACCCGGTGTGGTCGGTCGTGATGATCGCGATCTCGGGCTTCATCATCTGGGCCCTGTGCGTGGTCCAGCGCGACAACCTCTTCGACATGTCCGAGGAACGTCCACTGTCCGAGGAGCGCCAGCCGCGCAGGGTGTCGCCTCCGCACGGGCCCGCATGA
- a CDS encoding SHOCT domain-containing protein — protein MPGLLRGVARTAVVAGTATAVSNRVSRRQQGRWAAQQGHQEPAPQPTPPAEPSAPAASDMTSKIEQLKQLGELKTQGFLTEAEFEDQKRKLLGS, from the coding sequence ATGCCGGGACTCCTCCGAGGGGTTGCCCGTACGGCCGTCGTCGCCGGAACGGCGACCGCCGTGTCGAACCGAGTATCCCGCCGACAGCAGGGGCGATGGGCGGCCCAGCAGGGACACCAGGAGCCCGCACCGCAGCCGACGCCTCCTGCCGAGCCGTCCGCTCCGGCGGCCTCCGACATGACCAGCAAGATCGAACAGCTGAAGCAGCTGGGCGAGCTCAAGACCCAGGGCTTCCTCACGGAAGCGGAGTTCGAGGACCAGAAGCGCAAGCTCCTCGGTTCCTGA
- a CDS encoding zf-HC2 domain-containing protein gives MSVEHASMRVIEGYARGGTDLAADEVWAVEAHLEACRVCRDRLSAAVGAEVPAVASLVDTVWSGLEPQLAVTATMPHGRRWSARLSRWMTPTMVPWLAMVVGVTLLALLLDLADTGSGYGSGSGEVSLVLLFAPVLPVLGVAASWSRGLDPAYELTASVPRAGLYLVLRRTASVLGVVVPALLVGGWVTGVMVAQWLLPCLAFTATTLALGGVIGVTRAAVVLAGVWAAVVVAPTLAASRMTFALQTGVLPVWGLILALGIGVVIARRGAYAVLGAHR, from the coding sequence ATGAGTGTGGAACACGCGTCGATGCGGGTCATCGAGGGTTACGCGCGCGGCGGCACGGACCTCGCCGCCGACGAGGTGTGGGCTGTGGAGGCCCATCTGGAGGCGTGCCGGGTGTGCCGTGACCGGCTGTCTGCCGCCGTCGGTGCCGAGGTGCCCGCCGTGGCGTCGCTGGTCGACACCGTATGGTCCGGCCTCGAACCCCAGCTGGCGGTCACCGCCACGATGCCGCACGGACGGCGCTGGTCGGCGCGGCTGTCGAGATGGATGACGCCCACGATGGTGCCGTGGCTGGCCATGGTCGTGGGCGTGACACTGCTCGCGCTGCTGCTCGACCTGGCCGACACCGGCTCCGGCTACGGTTCCGGTTCCGGCGAGGTGTCGCTGGTGCTGCTGTTCGCGCCGGTCCTGCCCGTGCTCGGCGTCGCGGCGTCGTGGTCGCGCGGTCTGGACCCGGCGTACGAGCTGACGGCCTCGGTGCCCAGGGCCGGTCTCTATCTGGTGCTGCGGCGCACCGCGTCCGTGCTCGGCGTGGTCGTCCCCGCGCTGCTGGTCGGCGGATGGGTGACGGGGGTGATGGTGGCCCAGTGGCTGCTGCCCTGTCTGGCCTTCACCGCGACGACCCTGGCGCTCGGCGGTGTCATCGGTGTGACCCGTGCCGCCGTCGTGCTGGCCGGCGTGTGGGCCGCCGTGGTCGTGGCGCCGACCCTGGCCGCCAGCCGTATGACCTTCGCCCTGCAGACGGGTGTTCTGCCTGTGTGGGGGCTGATCCTCGCGCTCGGCATCGGTGTCGTCATCGCCCGCAGGGGCGCGTACGCCGTGCTGGGAGCCCATCGATGA
- a CDS encoding amphi-Trp domain-containing protein → MKDLKFEQKRSLSRLEAADQLTALAAALREGGDAELELSPGTLSLWIPDDLRSELEIEIGGGEIELEIEFKWPTAPTRTAPSRTATGTEEATTRKSTPAKSERSGTNTTRSRGAKRSVTKKS, encoded by the coding sequence ATGAAGGACCTCAAGTTCGAGCAGAAGCGCTCCCTGTCGCGCCTTGAGGCGGCTGACCAGCTCACGGCACTGGCAGCCGCGCTGAGGGAAGGTGGGGATGCCGAACTGGAACTCAGCCCCGGAACGCTGAGCCTGTGGATCCCCGACGACCTTCGCAGCGAGCTGGAGATCGAGATCGGTGGTGGGGAGATCGAGTTGGAGATCGAGTTCAAGTGGCCGACCGCACCGACCCGGACAGCGCCGTCGCGGACGGCCACAGGCACGGAGGAGGCCACCACGCGCAAGAGCACTCCCGCAAAGTCGGAGCGCAGCGGTACGAACACCACCAGAAGCAGAGGCGCGAAGCGGTCCGTCACCAAAAAGTCCTGA
- a CDS encoding serine/threonine-protein kinase — translation MNTWAVPGYTESLELGSGASGRVVLAVHEDTGVPVAVKYLSESLRTRPGFVRDFRAEARLLGGLESPYVTGLYEYVECPDGAAIVMELVDGVSLRTLLTREGPVDPEAALVVLKGSLLGLADAHRVGVVHRDYKPANVLVVPDGSSKLVDFGIAVDAGTSVGVAGTPSYMAPEQWTGAPASPAADVYAATATFFECLTGHKPYAGDNLAELALQHVDAPVPAEEAPEAVRELVRRGLAKDPRERPRHAEEFVTELEAVAGAAYGPDWEERGRGRLAALVALLPLLLPSARNAPRTTTDTARTVLSPGRGWAQSWRPGRPGTLVAGAAVLLAVVLSYGIQHTPGADPQEAAQALATTSAQPGVEPGGPTGPTASANSSPSAPTSTVSPSLSPSDPATAGTDEPSASAITAPAPETSTPGGATTEAMPTTASPTSPTAPAVKDVAVSGFQQTGPTTGTATIDITTDGTGPLSITVSWFTSDTGGQLGTPDGASQTFERSGATQYTLTVDHTFQGTGCYWAVQATTTPASADGGASQQLQTRRCVIR, via the coding sequence ATGAACACATGGGCAGTGCCCGGATACACCGAGTCACTGGAGCTCGGATCGGGGGCAAGCGGGCGAGTCGTCCTGGCCGTGCACGAGGACACCGGCGTTCCGGTCGCGGTGAAGTACCTCAGCGAATCACTGCGCACCCGGCCGGGCTTCGTACGCGACTTCAGGGCGGAGGCGCGGCTGCTCGGCGGCCTGGAGAGCCCGTACGTCACCGGGTTGTACGAGTACGTCGAGTGCCCGGACGGCGCCGCCATCGTGATGGAGCTGGTGGACGGTGTCTCGTTGCGGACCCTGCTGACCAGGGAGGGCCCGGTCGATCCCGAGGCCGCACTCGTGGTCCTCAAGGGGTCGTTGCTCGGCCTGGCCGATGCACACCGCGTCGGCGTCGTCCACCGCGACTACAAGCCGGCGAACGTCCTGGTCGTGCCGGACGGATCGTCCAAGCTCGTCGACTTCGGGATCGCGGTGGACGCCGGCACCAGCGTCGGCGTGGCGGGAACCCCCTCCTACATGGCCCCGGAGCAGTGGACCGGCGCGCCCGCCTCTCCTGCCGCCGACGTGTACGCGGCCACGGCCACCTTCTTCGAGTGCCTGACGGGCCACAAGCCGTACGCGGGTGACAATCTCGCCGAACTCGCGCTGCAGCATGTCGACGCGCCCGTCCCCGCAGAGGAGGCCCCCGAGGCGGTGCGGGAGCTGGTCCGGCGCGGTCTGGCCAAGGACCCGCGGGAACGGCCCAGACACGCCGAGGAGTTCGTCACGGAACTCGAGGCGGTGGCCGGCGCCGCCTACGGGCCCGACTGGGAGGAACGCGGCCGCGGCCGGCTCGCCGCGCTGGTGGCCCTGCTGCCGCTGCTGCTGCCCTCGGCCCGCAACGCCCCGCGTACCACGACGGACACGGCACGCACGGTCCTGAGCCCGGGCCGCGGCTGGGCGCAGTCGTGGCGTCCCGGCCGGCCGGGGACGCTGGTGGCCGGTGCGGCCGTGCTTCTGGCCGTCGTCCTGTCCTACGGCATCCAGCACACCCCGGGAGCGGATCCGCAAGAGGCGGCGCAGGCCCTGGCCACCACCAGTGCCCAGCCCGGCGTGGAGCCGGGAGGGCCCACCGGTCCGACCGCGTCGGCGAACTCGTCCCCGTCGGCCCCGACGTCCACCGTGTCACCCAGCCTGTCGCCCTCGGACCCGGCGACTGCCGGCACCGACGAGCCCTCCGCGTCCGCCATCACGGCTCCGGCCCCGGAGACGAGTACGCCCGGCGGGGCGACCACCGAGGCGATGCCGACGACCGCTTCCCCCACCTCGCCGACTGCTCCCGCCGTCAAGGACGTCGCGGTGTCGGGCTTCCAGCAGACGGGTCCGACAACCGGCACGGCAACGATCGACATCACCACGGACGGCACCGGGCCGCTCTCCATCACCGTCTCGTGGTTCACGAGCGACACCGGGGGGCAGCTCGGCACCCCGGACGGTGCGTCCCAGACGTTCGAGCGCAGCGGTGCCACCCAGTACACGCTCACCGTCGACCACACCTTCCAGGGCACCGGCTGCTACTGGGCGGTGCAGGCCACGACCACTCCTGCCTCCGCCGACGGTGGGGCCTCGCAGCAGCTTCAGACCAGGCGGTGTGTCATCCGATGA
- a CDS encoding MFS transporter — protein MGGVGVLLALASGSPSAWAFAPGLLLIGLGLGLSLTPSVNVVQSSFPDEQQGEISGLSRSVSNLGSSLGTAVAGTILVAGLTAHAYGAAMITLAVLGLVGLATAVFLPRGLVSNTTPSLSHEPK, from the coding sequence ATCGGCGGAGTCGGCGTTCTGCTGGCCCTGGCAAGCGGCTCGCCGAGTGCCTGGGCCTTCGCGCCCGGACTGCTGCTGATCGGCCTGGGCCTCGGCCTGAGTCTGACCCCATCGGTCAACGTGGTGCAGTCGAGCTTCCCTGACGAGCAGCAGGGCGAGATCTCCGGGCTGTCACGCAGCGTCTCCAACCTTGGTTCCTCACTCGGCACCGCGGTCGCCGGCACCATCCTCGTCGCCGGCCTCACCGCCCATGCCTACGGAGCCGCGATGATCACTCTGGCGGTCCTCGGGCTCGTCGGCCTCGCCACCGCGGTGTTCCTCCCCCGGGGCCTGGTTTCGAACACCACTCCTTCTCTGTCGCACGAACCCAAGTGA
- a CDS encoding nSTAND1 domain-containing NTPase — protein MRWLGGVRGVAGRREVPVDPESGPVQRFASELRKLRAEAGGITYRALAQRAGYSVTTLSQAAAGEQLPTLPVALAYVGACGGDLAEWEARWKEAVEESAGDGSRDDDGSLTPYRGLARFESGDSGLFFGREQLTADLIDLLRRRRFAAVFGPSGSGKSSLLRAGLIPVLRQTQDPDLRPAAIRILTPGDRPARTHASLLTPAVPGDGSAGADTFVIVDQFEEVFTLCRDAAERVRFIDLLLAARQPESRLRVLLAVRGDFYGRCAEHRDLADALRDANLLAGAMSPAELRDAVVKPATAAGLTVERALTTRLVKEVADAPGGLPLLSHALLETWRRRRGKTLTMAGYEAAGCLDGAIAKTAEKVYGRFTEGQAAAARRVLLRLIAPGEGTPDTRRPVERAELPGTGREETAQVVEALAGARLLTLDGDTVEMAHEALITAWPRLRRWIEEDRERLRLHRALTEAAQAWQELNREKGALYRGSRLAVAQEHFGGVPREDLTDLEHAFLDASRAHEQKGRRRYRLVLTAVTAALCLALVAAGLAVRQWQSAVTAQHLAQSRQLAAQSGALLDSEPDLAALLAVHAYRTSPTREATAALYAAAALPLRKRLTGGTKPVDAIALSPDGRTVAANSRDGKVRIWDLPEGRLRHTFAGYDGGNIAAFSPDGRTLAITAVAADDVVVALLDPVTGRKLRTFTIPDGAVRGMAFSPDGRTVAASSVSAVRVWDVATGRKRHSFTRLVDPRAVAFGPDGRTVAVVNGGRVRVWDLATGRTRTANDDQIEGEAVGFSPDGRTYAAVRADGSVQLRETATGIVRRTIRDSASGLDGMAFAPDGRTLAIPGREGTVRLWDTASGTELATVTAGHHGRGAMKVALSADGRTLVTGSNGGPDVRIHRPTVDRPQTTLSGHADTSVSDLAFSPDGRSVATVHQGPPGRGSAQLWDVSTGDREATLALDTDSALQGKQLRDPVSRLRVVGFGPTGRALAVWATKKRVIDVRDVATGRLRQSRALGAIYTAVFSPDGMRLAIVGWEGSVRIWHLSTGALHTIRTGRDRPVRAVAFAPDGRTLAVVHVEARGGDQLTLLDAANGRTQHTIEASARSSQSLAFSPDGHTLATASGYSGLVKTWDARTGQLRDSFSVSTEVASLTFSPDGRTLAAGSARGVQLWDLATSQIRTTLPTSSPAAVAFSPDGRTLAISTGDSVGLWKVDLPDPARAIRNICEAVGKTLTPLEGSRYLHDRSAETGCQPPARQEPRHRPSAHQYPADPRRRAPAVPSVACHVVKGDPGCRGT, from the coding sequence ATGAGGTGGCTGGGGGGCGTGAGGGGTGTGGCGGGTCGTCGTGAGGTGCCGGTTGATCCGGAGTCGGGTCCGGTGCAGCGATTTGCGTCCGAGTTACGCAAGCTGCGGGCGGAAGCCGGCGGGATCACGTACCGGGCTCTGGCCCAGCGGGCGGGCTACTCGGTGACCACGCTGTCGCAGGCGGCGGCGGGCGAGCAACTGCCGACGCTGCCGGTGGCCCTGGCCTATGTGGGGGCGTGCGGTGGAGACCTGGCGGAATGGGAGGCCCGGTGGAAGGAGGCGGTGGAGGAGTCCGCCGGTGACGGCTCTCGGGACGACGACGGATCACTCACGCCGTACCGGGGTCTGGCACGGTTCGAGAGCGGTGACAGCGGCCTGTTCTTCGGCCGGGAACAGCTCACCGCGGACTTGATCGACCTGCTGCGCCGTCGTCGGTTCGCGGCGGTCTTCGGCCCTTCCGGCAGCGGTAAGTCCTCCCTGCTGCGGGCCGGCCTGATACCCGTACTCCGGCAGACTCAGGACCCGGACCTGCGCCCGGCCGCGATCCGGATCCTGACCCCGGGCGACCGCCCCGCCCGCACCCACGCATCCCTCCTCACACCCGCAGTTCCCGGCGACGGCAGCGCCGGGGCAGACACGTTCGTGATCGTCGACCAGTTCGAGGAGGTCTTCACCCTCTGCCGCGATGCCGCCGAGCGTGTCCGCTTCATCGACCTGCTGCTGGCCGCCCGGCAGCCCGAGAGCCGCTTACGGGTGCTGTTGGCGGTGCGCGGCGACTTCTACGGCCGCTGCGCCGAGCACCGCGACCTGGCCGACGCACTGCGCGACGCCAACCTGCTGGCCGGTGCGATGAGCCCGGCGGAACTGCGCGACGCCGTCGTCAAGCCGGCCACGGCCGCCGGACTGACCGTGGAACGCGCCCTTACCACCCGGCTGGTCAAGGAGGTCGCCGATGCGCCGGGCGGGCTGCCCCTGCTGTCCCACGCGTTGCTGGAGACCTGGCGTCGGCGCCGCGGAAAGACACTGACCATGGCGGGGTACGAGGCGGCCGGATGCCTGGACGGCGCGATCGCCAAGACCGCCGAGAAGGTCTACGGCCGGTTCACCGAGGGCCAGGCAGCTGCCGCCCGCCGGGTGTTGCTGCGGCTGATCGCCCCTGGTGAGGGCACGCCCGACACCCGCCGTCCCGTCGAGCGTGCGGAACTGCCCGGCACCGGACGGGAGGAGACCGCCCAGGTGGTGGAGGCACTCGCGGGGGCGCGGCTGCTCACTCTGGACGGCGACACGGTCGAGATGGCCCACGAGGCCCTGATCACGGCCTGGCCCCGGCTGCGCAGGTGGATCGAGGAGGACCGCGAACGCCTGCGTCTGCACCGGGCGTTGACCGAGGCAGCCCAGGCCTGGCAGGAACTGAACCGCGAGAAGGGCGCCTTGTACCGGGGAAGCCGGCTCGCCGTCGCTCAGGAACACTTCGGCGGCGTACCGCGCGAGGACCTGACCGACCTGGAGCACGCCTTCCTCGACGCCAGCCGCGCCCACGAACAGAAGGGCCGTCGCCGTTACCGGCTGGTGCTCACCGCAGTCACCGCCGCCCTGTGCCTCGCACTCGTCGCCGCCGGCCTGGCCGTGCGGCAGTGGCAGAGCGCGGTCACCGCCCAGCACCTGGCCCAGTCCCGGCAACTGGCCGCCCAGTCCGGCGCACTGCTGGACTCCGAACCCGACCTCGCCGCACTGCTCGCCGTCCACGCGTATCGCACCAGCCCGACGCGCGAAGCCACGGCCGCCCTGTACGCCGCTGCCGCACTACCGCTGCGTAAGCGCCTGACCGGCGGCACCAAGCCCGTGGACGCCATCGCCCTCAGCCCGGACGGACGCACTGTCGCCGCCAACAGCCGAGACGGCAAGGTGCGGATCTGGGATCTGCCTGAAGGCCGGCTGCGGCACACGTTCGCCGGCTACGACGGCGGCAACATCGCGGCGTTCAGCCCCGACGGACGCACCCTCGCCATCACTGCCGTCGCTGCCGACGACGTGGTGGTGGCCCTCCTGGATCCGGTCACCGGCAGGAAACTCAGAACCTTCACCATCCCCGACGGTGCGGTACGCGGCATGGCTTTCAGCCCTGACGGTCGTACCGTGGCCGCCTCCTCCGTAAGTGCCGTACGGGTATGGGACGTCGCCACCGGTCGCAAGCGGCACAGCTTCACCAGACTCGTCGACCCGCGTGCGGTCGCCTTCGGCCCTGACGGACGTACCGTCGCCGTGGTGAACGGCGGACGGGTGCGGGTGTGGGACCTGGCCACCGGCCGCACCCGGACCGCCAACGACGACCAGATTGAGGGCGAGGCGGTGGGCTTCAGCCCTGACGGCCGGACATACGCGGCTGTCCGCGCCGACGGTTCGGTGCAACTGCGGGAGACGGCGACTGGCATCGTCCGGCGCACCATCAGGGACAGTGCCAGCGGGTTGGACGGAATGGCTTTCGCTCCGGACGGGCGGACCCTCGCCATCCCCGGCCGTGAGGGCACGGTACGACTGTGGGACACCGCCTCCGGCACTGAGCTGGCCACCGTGACCGCCGGTCACCACGGACGCGGGGCCATGAAAGTGGCCCTCAGCGCGGACGGCCGGACCCTGGTGACCGGCAGCAACGGGGGCCCCGACGTCCGCATCCACCGACCAACTGTTGATCGCCCGCAGACCACTCTGTCAGGCCATGCTGACACCTCTGTCTCCGACTTGGCATTCAGTCCGGACGGACGCTCGGTGGCCACGGTTCACCAAGGGCCGCCCGGCCGTGGGTCGGCACAGCTCTGGGATGTCAGTACGGGCGACCGCGAAGCCACACTGGCGCTCGACACCGACTCAGCACTCCAGGGAAAGCAACTGCGCGACCCGGTTTCCCGCCTCAGGGTTGTGGGGTTCGGCCCGACCGGGCGCGCTCTGGCTGTCTGGGCCACCAAGAAGAGGGTGATTGATGTCCGGGACGTTGCCACGGGCCGCCTTCGTCAAAGCCGTGCCCTGGGGGCCATCTACACGGCGGTCTTCAGCCCCGACGGGATGCGGCTGGCCATCGTCGGCTGGGAGGGATCGGTGCGGATCTGGCACCTTTCAACCGGCGCGCTGCACACCATCCGCACCGGCCGCGACCGACCCGTAAGGGCGGTGGCATTCGCCCCGGACGGCCGCACACTCGCCGTCGTTCACGTCGAGGCCCGCGGCGGCGACCAGCTCACGCTGCTCGACGCCGCCAACGGCCGTACACAGCACACCATCGAGGCGAGTGCCAGGAGCTCACAGTCCCTTGCGTTCAGCCCAGATGGGCACACCCTGGCCACAGCGAGCGGCTACAGCGGCTTGGTGAAGACATGGGACGCGCGTACCGGTCAGCTCCGAGACAGCTTCAGTGTCAGCACCGAGGTGGCGTCGCTGACTTTCAGCCCCGACGGACGCACCTTGGCCGCCGGCAGCGCAAGAGGAGTCCAGCTGTGGGACCTCGCCACCAGCCAGATCCGAACCACCCTGCCGACCAGCTCGCCCGCAGCAGTGGCGTTCAGCCCGGACGGACGCACTCTGGCCATCAGCACGGGCGACTCCGTCGGGCTGTGGAAGGTCGACCTGCCCGACCCGGCCCGCGCGATCCGGAACATCTGCGAGGCCGTCGGCAAAACTCTCACCCCCCTGGAAGGGTCCCGATATCTGCACGACCGGTCCGCCGAAACCGGCTGTCAGCCGCCCGCGCGACAGGAACCGAGGCATCGGCCTTCGGCTCACCAGTATCCCGCCGATCCGCGGCGTCGTGCCCCCGCGGTCCCTTCGGTGGCGTGCCACGTGGTGAAAGGGGACCCTGGATGCAGGGGCACGTGA
- a CDS encoding DUF6325 family protein, with protein MTGPIDYLVVEFPGNRMTGEGLPLLVDLVDRGLIRILDLTFIRKDADGSVTGLEIGDLTGNGELDLAVFEGASSGLLGQDDLGEAANALEPGNSAGVLIYENLWAAPFAAALRRGGAELVASGRIPVPAVLAALDAVETAP; from the coding sequence ATGACGGGACCGATCGACTATCTGGTCGTCGAGTTCCCCGGCAACCGAATGACCGGCGAGGGCCTCCCCCTCCTGGTCGATCTGGTGGACCGCGGCCTCATCCGGATCCTCGACCTGACGTTCATCCGGAAGGACGCCGACGGATCCGTGACCGGCCTGGAGATCGGCGATCTGACCGGCAACGGCGAACTCGACCTGGCCGTCTTCGAGGGAGCGTCCTCCGGCCTGCTGGGCCAGGACGACCTCGGGGAGGCAGCCAACGCCCTGGAACCCGGCAACTCCGCCGGCGTCCTGATCTACGAGAACCTGTGGGCCGCGCCGTTCGCCGCCGCCCTGCGACGCGGCGGTGCCGAGTTGGTCGCCTCCGGGAGAATCCCGGTGCCCGCGGTTCTGGCCGCGCTCGACGCGGTGGAAACCGCGCCCTGA